One Tenuifilum sp. 4138str genomic region harbors:
- a CDS encoding valine--tRNA ligase, whose amino-acid sequence MDSTRELSAKYNPAEVEDKWYKYWMEKGFFRSTPDEREPYCIVIPPPNVTGVLHMGHMLNNTLQDVLVRRARMKGKNACWVPGTDHASIATEAKVVAKLKAEGIEKSQLTREEFLKHAWEWKEKHGGIILEQLKKLGASCDWERTCFTMDPTLSDSVIHVFVDLYRKGYIYRGVRMVNWDPQAKTAVSDEEVIYREVNGKLYYLKYKIDGEDGFVTIATTRPETILGDTAVCVNPNDPRYTHLKGKHLLVPLINRRVPVIFDEYVDMEFGTGALKVTPAHDINDYMLGEKYNLEVIDIFNDDGTLNQLAQLYVGMDRFEVRKQIVVDLEKAGHLAKVEDYVNKVGFSERTDAVIEPKLSMQWFLKMKEISKPALDAVVNGDIKLHPPKFVNTYRHWMENVKDWCLSRQLWWGHRIPAWYLPHGGYVVAHNEQEALEIARKETGNASLQLSDLRQDEDVLDTWFSSWLWPISVFNGILDPENPDIRYYYPTHDLITAPEILFFWVARMIIAGYEYLGDKPFRNVYLTGIVRDHLRRKMSKQLGNSPDPLHLMAKYGADGVRVGMLLCSPAGNDLLFDESLTEQGRNFCNKVWNAFRLVKGWQVDANATQPDSSKTAVEWFNNVLNKAIEQCDDDFEKYRISEALMNLYKLFWDEFSSWYLEAIKPAYGQPIDAATYHATLEIFEKMLALLHPFMPFITEELWQHLRNRADGESIMVSQMPKSTGVDEELVKTFERVKEIIAGIRNIRQEKNIAPKKLLSASVRTSSKLPKGFEEIIMKLAGLDQLSYTDGKIEGAASFMVGVDEVYVPLQGLVDVDEERQKILAELEYTRGFLDSVLKKLSNERFVNNAPANVVELERKKQSDAETKIKALEERLRELK is encoded by the coding sequence ATGGATAGCACAAGAGAACTTTCGGCTAAGTACAACCCGGCTGAGGTTGAGGATAAGTGGTACAAGTACTGGATGGAAAAAGGATTTTTCCGTTCTACCCCCGATGAGCGCGAGCCCTACTGTATTGTTATACCCCCACCCAATGTAACCGGAGTGCTTCACATGGGACACATGCTTAACAATACCCTTCAGGATGTTCTGGTGCGTAGGGCACGAATGAAAGGGAAGAATGCATGCTGGGTTCCCGGAACCGATCATGCTTCAATTGCTACCGAGGCTAAGGTCGTGGCCAAATTGAAGGCCGAAGGGATAGAAAAATCGCAGCTTACCCGCGAAGAGTTCTTGAAACACGCCTGGGAGTGGAAGGAGAAGCATGGCGGTATAATCCTTGAGCAGCTAAAAAAGCTGGGCGCATCATGCGATTGGGAGCGAACCTGCTTTACCATGGACCCAACCCTATCGGACAGTGTTATCCATGTTTTTGTTGACCTATACCGTAAAGGCTATATTTACCGTGGCGTACGTATGGTAAACTGGGACCCGCAGGCTAAAACAGCCGTATCGGACGAGGAGGTTATATACCGTGAGGTAAATGGTAAACTTTACTACCTGAAATATAAAATTGACGGGGAGGATGGCTTTGTAACCATTGCTACCACTCGCCCCGAGACCATTCTGGGCGATACTGCCGTTTGTGTAAACCCCAACGACCCACGATATACACACCTAAAGGGAAAACACCTTTTGGTTCCGCTCATCAATCGGAGAGTGCCTGTTATTTTTGATGAGTACGTTGATATGGAGTTTGGTACAGGTGCGTTAAAGGTTACCCCGGCTCACGATATCAACGACTACATGCTTGGCGAAAAGTATAACCTTGAGGTTATTGATATATTCAACGACGATGGAACCCTCAACCAGTTAGCACAGCTTTACGTTGGGATGGACCGCTTTGAGGTGCGTAAGCAAATAGTTGTTGATCTGGAGAAAGCTGGCCATCTGGCTAAGGTTGAGGATTATGTAAACAAGGTTGGATTCAGCGAGCGTACCGATGCCGTTATTGAACCAAAACTCTCGATGCAGTGGTTCCTTAAAATGAAGGAGATTTCCAAACCTGCACTCGACGCTGTGGTTAACGGCGATATCAAGCTGCACCCCCCTAAGTTTGTGAATACCTACCGCCACTGGATGGAGAATGTTAAGGACTGGTGCTTATCGCGTCAGCTCTGGTGGGGACATCGTATACCTGCCTGGTACCTGCCACATGGTGGGTATGTGGTTGCTCACAATGAGCAGGAAGCGCTTGAAATTGCCCGTAAAGAGACAGGCAATGCAAGCCTTCAGCTATCGGATTTGCGCCAGGACGAGGATGTGCTTGACACCTGGTTCAGCTCCTGGCTTTGGCCAATATCGGTATTCAACGGTATTTTGGACCCCGAAAATCCCGATATCAGGTATTACTACCCTACTCACGACCTAATTACCGCACCGGAAATCCTTTTCTTCTGGGTTGCCCGCATGATAATTGCTGGTTACGAGTACCTGGGCGATAAACCTTTCCGCAACGTTTACCTTACCGGTATTGTTCGCGACCACCTGCGTCGTAAAATGAGCAAACAGCTTGGCAATTCACCTGATCCGCTCCACCTTATGGCCAAGTATGGTGCCGACGGTGTAAGGGTTGGAATGCTCCTTTGCTCACCCGCAGGAAACGATTTGCTCTTTGATGAGAGCCTAACTGAACAGGGACGTAACTTCTGTAATAAGGTTTGGAATGCTTTCCGTTTGGTAAAGGGTTGGCAGGTTGATGCTAATGCAACACAGCCCGATTCCTCTAAAACGGCCGTTGAGTGGTTCAACAATGTGCTAAACAAGGCCATTGAACAGTGCGACGATGACTTTGAGAAGTATCGCATATCGGAGGCCTTGATGAACCTCTACAAGCTATTCTGGGATGAGTTTTCGTCGTGGTACCTGGAGGCAATTAAACCAGCCTACGGACAGCCAATCGATGCAGCAACCTACCATGCAACCCTTGAAATCTTCGAGAAGATGTTGGCCCTGTTGCACCCATTCATGCCATTCATCACCGAGGAGTTATGGCAGCACCTGCGCAACCGTGCCGATGGTGAAAGCATTATGGTGAGCCAAATGCCCAAATCGACCGGGGTTGATGAGGAGTTAGTTAAAACCTTTGAGCGGGTTAAGGAAATTATTGCTGGTATCAGAAATATCCGTCAGGAGAAAAATATTGCTCCAAAAAAATTGCTTTCAGCATCGGTTCGTACCTCAAGTAAACTGCCCAAAGGGTTTGAGGAAATCATTATGAAGCTTGCTGGGCTCGATCAGCTAAGCTATACCGATGGAAAGATTGAAGGCGCAGCATCGTTCATGGTTGGGGTTGATGAGGTATATGTACCCCTCCAGGGTTTAGTTGATGTTGATGAGGAACGTCAGAAAATTCTGGCCGAGCTGGAGTACACAAGGGGATTCCTGGATAGCGTGCTGAAAAAGTTAAGCAATGAGCGATTTGTTAATAACGCCCCTGCAAATGTTGTTGAGCTTGAACGCAAAAAGCAAAGCGACGCCGAAACCAAAATTAAGGCGCTTGAGGAAAGGCTGAGAGAACTGAAGTAG
- the rlmH gene encoding 23S rRNA (pseudouridine(1915)-N(3))-methyltransferase RlmH, producing the protein MKITLVAIGKTSEKYIAEGFDNYTKRLSRYCRFDFKVLPELKNTKSMPVELQLQKEGDMILAEMENYQECILLDEHGKLYTSVEFAGLIEKRMNSGQRDMAFFIGGPYGFDERVKTTCHGKLSVSPMTFSHQLIRLIFAEQLYRAFTIIKGEPYHNP; encoded by the coding sequence ATGAAAATAACTCTTGTAGCAATAGGAAAGACAAGTGAAAAGTACATTGCCGAAGGGTTCGATAATTACACAAAACGGCTTAGCCGTTACTGCAGGTTTGACTTTAAAGTCCTTCCTGAGCTAAAAAATACCAAATCGATGCCGGTTGAACTGCAGCTGCAAAAGGAAGGTGATATGATACTTGCCGAGATGGAGAACTACCAGGAGTGCATACTGCTCGATGAGCACGGAAAGCTTTATACATCGGTTGAGTTTGCGGGTCTAATTGAAAAACGTATGAACTCCGGCCAACGCGATATGGCTTTCTTTATTGGTGGGCCCTACGGTTTCGATGAGCGGGTAAAAACCACATGTCACGGAAAACTCTCCGTATCGCCTATGACCTTTTCGCATCAACTTATTAGATTGATATTTGCCGAACAGCTTTACAGGGCCTTCACAATCATTAAGGGGGAACCTTACCATAATCCTTGA